One region of Rhodohalobacter mucosus genomic DNA includes:
- a CDS encoding tetratricopeptide repeat protein translates to MSTLHSVEKELHHLLKEAESNPLDPNLLNEIGVGYLIIGRSEEAITYLSKAVEQSDEIRFQYNLANAYSENDNPQMAADLYLRVLEREPDHIPSLNNLADCFEQTGNLKRAAELFEYLTKINDSDSLSHLNLGNFLMRQNRHIEAVKCFQTAIDRDDQCTDAYYLISWVLMKAGVEDKALEYAESGLQTDPHHEELNRMISKLRND, encoded by the coding sequence TTGAGTACTTTACACAGCGTAGAAAAAGAGCTTCACCATCTGCTGAAAGAAGCAGAATCGAATCCACTTGATCCAAATCTTCTGAATGAAATAGGAGTTGGATACCTGATTATTGGCCGCAGTGAAGAAGCGATAACCTATTTGTCAAAAGCTGTGGAGCAGAGTGATGAGATACGCTTTCAGTATAACCTGGCAAATGCCTATTCTGAAAATGATAATCCACAAATGGCAGCCGATTTATATCTTCGGGTTCTCGAAAGGGAACCGGATCATATCCCTTCCCTGAATAATCTGGCCGACTGTTTTGAGCAGACCGGAAATTTAAAAAGAGCTGCAGAACTTTTTGAGTATCTCACGAAGATCAATGATTCGGATTCTCTGTCGCACCTGAATCTTGGCAACTTTCTTATGAGGCAGAACCGGCATATCGAAGCGGTAAAATGTTTTCAGACCGCGATTGACAGGGACGATCAATGTACGGATGCCTACTATTTGATTAGCTGGGTTCTGATGAAGGCCGGTGTGGAAGATAAAGCACTTGAGTATGCTGAAAGCGGGTTACAAACGGATCCCCATCATGAAGAACTGAACAGAATGATCAGCAAACTCAGAAACGATTAG
- the purD gene encoding phosphoribosylamine--glycine ligase, producing the protein MDTAYNVLLIGSGGREHAIAWKLNRSSNLGKLFIAPGNPGTDKLGLNVNLDTANFEEIASFCKEQNIDLVVVGPEVPLVDGITDYLEKENIKVFGPHKRAARLEGSKEFAKEFMVKYHIPTADYAVFSSQDFDDALTFVQSKDSYPIVLKADGLAAGKGVFICDSEEEVVDRLDKLKNRNALGGAADKLVIEEFMEGEEASVFIISDGHTSHILHNAQDHKRIGEGDTGLNTGGMGAYSPAPIMTEELLEQVKSEIVEPTITGMQLEEAAYHGILYVGLMITAQGPKVVEYNCRFGDPECQVILPSLENDFLELLVATTEQRLDEMKITIDNNYRCCVVLASDGYPGSYEKGKSIRGLESVDDNALIFQAGTALNGENLVTSGGRVLNVVGSGKTLKEAIEHTYKNVDTIHFDGCYFRRDIGAKGLQRIGS; encoded by the coding sequence ATGGATACTGCCTATAATGTTCTTCTAATTGGAAGCGGCGGCAGAGAGCATGCCATTGCGTGGAAACTAAACCGTTCATCCAATCTTGGTAAACTGTTTATAGCTCCCGGTAATCCCGGTACGGATAAACTGGGACTCAATGTAAACCTGGATACCGCCAACTTCGAAGAAATTGCTTCGTTTTGTAAAGAACAAAACATCGACCTTGTTGTAGTTGGTCCGGAAGTTCCGCTGGTAGATGGTATAACGGATTACCTAGAAAAAGAGAACATCAAAGTATTCGGACCCCATAAACGCGCAGCCAGGCTTGAAGGAAGCAAAGAGTTTGCAAAAGAATTTATGGTTAAATACCATATTCCGACGGCTGACTATGCCGTTTTCTCTTCGCAGGATTTTGACGATGCACTTACATTTGTTCAATCTAAAGATAGCTATCCTATTGTACTGAAAGCAGATGGCCTGGCTGCAGGAAAAGGCGTATTCATCTGCGACAGTGAAGAAGAGGTTGTGGATCGATTAGACAAGCTGAAAAACCGGAATGCTCTCGGTGGTGCGGCAGATAAGCTTGTGATTGAAGAATTTATGGAGGGAGAAGAAGCATCCGTGTTTATAATTTCAGACGGACACACTTCTCACATACTCCACAATGCCCAGGATCATAAACGTATAGGTGAGGGCGACACCGGGCTGAACACGGGCGGAATGGGCGCGTATTCACCTGCACCGATTATGACAGAGGAACTTCTGGAGCAGGTAAAATCTGAAATCGTTGAACCCACCATCACGGGTATGCAGCTTGAAGAAGCAGCGTATCACGGCATACTCTATGTCGGGTTGATGATCACCGCTCAGGGGCCAAAGGTGGTTGAGTACAATTGCCGATTTGGCGACCCTGAATGTCAGGTTATACTCCCCAGCCTTGAAAATGACTTTCTTGAGCTGCTTGTAGCTACCACGGAGCAGAGGCTGGACGAAATGAAAATTACAATCGACAATAACTATCGCTGCTGTGTGGTTCTTGCAAGTGATGGCTACCCCGGAAGCTATGAAAAGGGTAAATCGATACGAGGATTAGAGTCCGTTGATGATAACGCACTTATTTTTCAGGCCGGAACTGCCCTGAATGGAGAGAACCTCGTAACTTCGGGCGGCCGGGTGCTAAATGTAGTGGGGAGTGGCAAGACACTGAAAGAAGCAATTGAGCATACCTATAAAAATGTTGATACCATTCATTTTGACGGATGTTATTTCAGAAGGGATATCGGCGCAAAAGGATTACAAAGGATTGGCTCATGA
- a CDS encoding sigma-70 family RNA polymerase sigma factor: MSDEDVMEQLQAGVVQAFDIIVHRYKDRLHNFLYRYTHNHEDCEDLVQETFLRVYRSRHSYERIAKLSTWMYTIALNLAKSMYKKKQRMSLISIHADERDPDDREFEITDSKMLQDDQLHLKFSMDELQKALMELNDDFREAIVLRDIQQLTYEEIAEITGTAMGTVKSRINRGRQQLQDLIGDYVNSETF, encoded by the coding sequence ATGTCAGACGAAGATGTAATGGAACAGCTTCAGGCAGGAGTCGTTCAGGCATTCGACATCATCGTGCACCGCTATAAAGACAGGCTTCACAACTTTTTGTACCGGTATACTCACAACCATGAAGATTGTGAAGACCTCGTGCAGGAAACTTTTCTGAGGGTTTATCGCAGCCGGCACTCATACGAAAGAATTGCCAAACTGTCGACATGGATGTACACCATCGCGCTGAACCTGGCAAAAAGTATGTATAAAAAGAAGCAGCGAATGAGCCTCATTTCAATCCATGCTGATGAGCGCGATCCCGACGACAGAGAGTTTGAAATTACCGACTCAAAAATGCTTCAGGATGACCAGCTGCATCTTAAATTCAGTATGGATGAGCTTCAAAAAGCACTCATGGAGCTGAATGATGATTTCAGGGAAGCAATCGTTCTTCGTGATATTCAGCAGCTTACCTACGAGGAGATCGCAGAAATTACGGGAACAGCCATGGGAACCGTCAAGTCCAGAATCAATCGGGGACGCCAGCAGCTTCAGGACCTGATCGGCGACTATGTAAACTCGGAAACATTTTAA
- a CDS encoding ThuA domain-containing protein yields MTNDMLLNSNQLKSAAPWIVAPLLFAAATGCGGMKEKNQPTVDKSASGTHSLLVFSKTTGFRHESIEAGVEALQKLGRELNLSLTFTENSEYMGSDSLFNHDGILFLNTTGTLFNEQERSNLKRFIQSGRGFVGVHSAADTEYDWPWYEGLVGAYFDNHPNNPNVRQAAIMVSNENHPALQGLPERWERDDEWYNYRSFKEGLNILLKLDTDSYEGSDHPGNHPIAWYREYDGGRSFYTGLGHTEESFSDSLFLNHLTGGILYALGIDDSMDKNQ; encoded by the coding sequence ATGACAAATGATATGTTATTGAACAGCAACCAGCTGAAATCAGCGGCACCATGGATCGTAGCCCCTCTGTTGTTTGCAGCAGCAACCGGCTGTGGCGGTATGAAAGAAAAGAATCAGCCAACAGTCGATAAGTCTGCATCCGGCACACATTCACTATTGGTTTTCTCAAAAACAACGGGTTTTCGTCACGAGTCCATCGAAGCAGGTGTGGAAGCATTACAAAAGCTGGGACGCGAACTTAACCTGTCACTCACGTTTACGGAAAATTCTGAATATATGGGATCTGACAGCCTGTTTAACCATGATGGAATCCTATTCTTAAATACAACAGGTACGCTGTTTAATGAGCAAGAGCGATCAAATCTGAAGCGGTTTATTCAATCGGGAAGGGGATTTGTTGGTGTTCACTCAGCTGCAGATACCGAATATGACTGGCCCTGGTACGAAGGACTTGTTGGGGCATATTTTGATAACCATCCAAACAATCCAAACGTAAGGCAGGCAGCCATAATGGTGAGCAATGAAAATCATCCGGCCCTGCAAGGTTTGCCTGAGCGGTGGGAGAGAGACGATGAATGGTACAATTACAGATCATTCAAAGAAGGGCTTAACATTCTTCTGAAGCTGGATACGGATAGTTATGAAGGAAGTGATCACCCTGGAAATCATCCGATAGCATGGTATAGGGAGTATGATGGGGGACGATCATTCTATACAGGCCTTGGTCATACCGAAGAATCATTCAGTGACTCCCTCTTTTTGAATCATCTGACAGGTGGTATTTTATATGCCCTTGGAATTGACGATTCAATGGATAAAAACCAATAA
- the holA gene encoding DNA polymerase III subunit delta, producing the protein MAKPTSIDTFKQLFRELRQREGLKPVYYLHGEETFFIDLLQEEFEKLIPDEQKDFNFDLLYGSDVSPAQVLGIARSFPMMAEKRVIIVRDFLKLGENTDDGNLNDFAPYAEQPNPSTILCLIDSKYPDKRTALGKALKESGSTGVYEFDVLPVYKLPEWVIDWTRHTHSKEMEPDAARILSEMAGQDLTLLSTEIDKVCTFVDTSDRITTDDIKKTSGSYRDYSVIELKNAVLNRNLDQALGIAEQMLLKNNYSAGEVIKTVGFFYNVFGNIWQIRRLTEKGLTKNEVQSQLGMKSNYFFNAQWSEASRFSLAEMPGIFEALLDADSAAKGYSTLDTSSIFLLLIKRIIG; encoded by the coding sequence TTGGCAAAACCTACTAGTATAGATACATTCAAGCAGCTTTTCAGGGAACTGAGGCAAAGGGAGGGTTTAAAGCCTGTCTACTATCTGCACGGAGAGGAGACCTTTTTTATTGACCTTTTGCAGGAGGAGTTTGAAAAACTTATCCCTGATGAACAAAAAGATTTTAATTTTGATCTGTTATACGGGAGCGACGTTTCTCCTGCTCAGGTACTTGGAATAGCCCGAAGTTTTCCCATGATGGCGGAAAAGAGAGTAATTATCGTCAGGGATTTTTTAAAACTTGGCGAGAATACTGACGATGGTAACCTCAATGATTTTGCACCATATGCAGAACAGCCGAATCCGTCAACCATATTGTGTCTGATCGATTCAAAATATCCTGATAAGCGAACAGCTCTGGGTAAGGCACTTAAAGAGAGCGGGTCAACCGGTGTATATGAGTTTGATGTGCTCCCTGTTTACAAACTTCCCGAATGGGTAATCGACTGGACCCGTCACACCCACAGTAAAGAGATGGAGCCTGATGCGGCACGTATTCTTAGTGAAATGGCAGGGCAGGACCTGACCCTTCTGTCCACTGAAATAGATAAAGTGTGCACTTTTGTAGACACTTCAGATCGTATCACAACAGACGATATAAAAAAAACTTCCGGCTCATATCGCGATTACAGCGTCATAGAGCTGAAAAATGCAGTTCTCAACCGAAATCTGGACCAGGCCCTTGGCATTGCGGAACAGATGTTGCTTAAAAATAACTACAGCGCGGGAGAAGTAATCAAAACCGTGGGGTTCTTTTACAATGTGTTTGGCAACATCTGGCAAATTCGCCGGCTTACCGAGAAGGGACTGACCAAAAATGAAGTCCAGAGTCAACTTGGCATGAAGAGTAACTACTTCTTTAATGCACAATGGAGTGAAGCTTCCCGGTTCAGCCTGGCAGAGATGCCCGGTATCTTCGAAGCACTTCTGGATGCAGACAGTGCGGCGAAAGGCTACAGCACATTAGATACCTCCTCGATATTTCTCCTGCTGATCAAGCGCATCATCGGCTGA
- a CDS encoding TlpA family protein disulfide reductase — MLNNTYVKSGAVLTVAALVVLLAGCSFQSDESVNNAFISGRVTVDEELDNSGDNSGIELLITAPSSLQQGADTLFHATTDSSGFFEGTARFDEPEVYRMVVLRNNNVFGFQGLVLADGDTITYTATLPDIGSTSDLKSKENEIFRDLERVDRNFNRVAQFINAGAIPADSIEFEINKWSDIYWDVHERYPGTYASMVAGNSSVAVAGGWNDSLMVERANRLLETEGFLRRASRAALAEYYAETAGIERVLQFYDRLENLAKSENRLMEIQIDRIELLYDSSMTVEANRFLQQFTDNYSDNEIAMEWAENKSYDLEFLTPGTPFPEFSFLTLTDDSISSSMLEDSPYLLEITRLDNNLYQQQYDRTVAIHQIYSNFGLKIITVPLAASDVAMNAFYEERGLLWSVIEPDSFQADSLIERYNINQVPTRFLVNDKGELVRRYVGNEYDDVVRGLQSIITQNSE; from the coding sequence ATGTTAAACAATACATATGTAAAATCGGGAGCTGTACTGACAGTTGCAGCTTTAGTGGTTCTTCTGGCCGGTTGTTCTTTTCAAAGTGACGAATCGGTAAACAATGCATTTATATCGGGAAGAGTTACGGTAGACGAGGAACTCGACAACAGCGGGGATAACAGCGGAATTGAGCTGCTTATTACAGCTCCTTCTTCTCTCCAGCAGGGGGCGGACACATTATTCCACGCTACCACGGATTCAAGCGGTTTTTTTGAAGGGACCGCCCGATTCGATGAACCGGAAGTTTACAGGATGGTTGTGCTGAGAAACAATAATGTATTTGGGTTTCAGGGGCTGGTTCTGGCCGACGGCGACACCATTACCTATACAGCCACGCTTCCGGATATTGGTTCAACATCCGATCTGAAATCAAAAGAGAATGAAATTTTTCGGGATCTGGAAAGGGTAGACCGTAACTTTAATCGAGTAGCGCAGTTTATAAATGCAGGGGCCATTCCTGCCGACAGTATAGAATTTGAAATCAATAAGTGGAGTGATATTTACTGGGATGTTCACGAACGTTATCCCGGCACCTATGCATCCATGGTTGCAGGAAACTCTTCAGTTGCTGTTGCAGGAGGCTGGAACGACTCACTTATGGTGGAGAGGGCAAACAGACTGCTTGAAACGGAAGGGTTCCTGAGAAGGGCTTCACGTGCAGCCCTGGCCGAATACTATGCCGAAACCGCAGGCATAGAGAGGGTTCTTCAGTTCTATGACCGGCTTGAAAACCTGGCAAAGTCCGAAAATCGGTTGATGGAAATACAAATTGATCGAATTGAACTGCTTTACGACAGCTCCATGACCGTCGAGGCAAACCGGTTTTTGCAACAATTCACGGATAACTATTCTGATAATGAAATTGCAATGGAATGGGCTGAAAACAAAAGCTATGATCTCGAATTTTTAACACCCGGCACGCCATTTCCTGAATTTTCATTCTTAACTCTAACGGATGATTCGATCTCGTCATCAATGCTTGAAGATTCTCCGTATCTTCTGGAAATTACAAGACTCGACAACAACCTTTATCAGCAGCAGTACGACCGCACCGTTGCCATACATCAGATTTACAGTAACTTTGGACTTAAAATTATCACGGTTCCCCTTGCAGCATCCGATGTGGCAATGAATGCATTTTATGAGGAACGCGGCCTGTTATGGAGTGTGATAGAACCCGATTCTTTTCAGGCTGATTCTCTGATTGAGCGTTACAATATCAATCAGGTTCCTACCCGGTTTCTTGTTAATGACAAAGGTGAGCTTGTCAGAAGATATGTGGGAAATGAATATGATGATGTAGTACGAGGTTTGCAGTCAATTATAACTCAAAACAGTGAATAA
- the tpiA gene encoding triose-phosphate isomerase, producing the protein MRQFLIAGNWKMNAGPKEAKALADQIAESWEDKDTNSEILICPPFVSIPFVVKRFRDTGLKTGAQNVHTENNGAYTGEISTEMIHELSCEYVIAGHSERRAYFFETDELVAEKAKKISDSGLKPIVCVGEKLDERKNDIYRDVVKNQTEAVLELLDSSDASQLVIAYEPVWAIGTGETATPEQAQEMHAFIRNLIADEWGQEASESVRILYGGSMKPGNAEELLSQPDVDGGLIGGASLKEESFSEIISIAESIDK; encoded by the coding sequence ATGAGACAGTTTTTAATCGCGGGTAACTGGAAGATGAATGCAGGCCCGAAGGAAGCAAAAGCACTTGCTGACCAGATTGCAGAGAGCTGGGAAGACAAAGACACGAACAGCGAAATACTTATCTGTCCTCCTTTCGTTTCAATTCCCTTCGTCGTAAAACGATTCAGGGATACGGGCCTCAAAACAGGCGCTCAGAATGTCCATACTGAAAATAATGGCGCGTACACAGGTGAAATCAGCACTGAAATGATCCATGAGCTGAGCTGTGAATACGTGATTGCAGGGCATTCCGAACGCAGGGCATATTTCTTTGAAACGGATGAACTTGTTGCCGAAAAGGCAAAGAAAATATCGGATTCAGGCCTTAAGCCAATTGTATGTGTGGGAGAAAAGCTTGACGAACGAAAAAATGACATTTATCGTGATGTGGTGAAAAACCAGACTGAAGCCGTGTTGGAATTATTGGATAGTTCCGATGCATCACAATTGGTCATCGCCTATGAACCGGTTTGGGCAATTGGGACAGGAGAAACAGCTACACCCGAACAGGCTCAGGAGATGCATGCGTTCATCAGGAATCTAATTGCTGATGAATGGGGTCAGGAAGCTTCTGAAAGTGTGAGAATACTTTATGGAGGAAGCATGAAACCCGGCAATGCTGAAGAACTGCTCTCTCAGCCCGATGTGGATGGAGGGCTTATCGGGGGTGCAAGCCTGAAGGAAGAGAGTTTCAGTGAGATCATATCTATTGCTGAATCAATTGATAAATAA